In one Natronosalvus amylolyticus genomic region, the following are encoded:
- a CDS encoding DUF5807 family protein, with product MTETTTPAREAFLAGERLEDVALFLATDYVDDDRLAGYGEAVDDGVVIVVDGERGRNAFKAATGTDAMGFARSAMEHEGIIDGDLTGGTCPEEPPADDEVTEEDDEHGVQFIFAFAEAQNEEVGGIYADGDVIHAYAQCRCGTAYSDRWTI from the coding sequence ATGACCGAGACGACCACCCCAGCCCGCGAGGCGTTTCTCGCCGGCGAGCGACTCGAGGACGTCGCGCTCTTTCTGGCAACCGACTACGTGGACGACGACCGCCTCGCAGGGTACGGCGAGGCCGTCGACGATGGCGTCGTGATCGTCGTCGATGGCGAGCGTGGGCGCAACGCGTTCAAAGCCGCGACGGGCACCGACGCGATGGGATTCGCTCGCTCTGCGATGGAACACGAGGGTATCATCGACGGCGATCTGACGGGTGGCACCTGCCCGGAGGAACCGCCGGCAGACGATGAAGTGACCGAAGAAGACGACGAACACGGCGTCCAGTTCATTTTCGCGTTCGCCGAAGCACAAAACGAGGAGGTGGGCGGGATTTACGCCGACGGCGACGTCATCCACGCCTACGCCCAGTGTCGCTGTGGGACGGCGTACTCCGACCGCTGGACGATCTGA
- a CDS encoding ABC transporter ATP-binding protein, giving the protein MSVIQTRNLSRRFGEVAAVDGLDLEVQRGEVYGFLGPNGAGKSTTINMLLGFVPPTAGSGTILDADMETESLQIRQRTGVLPEDFGVYDRLTARKHVEFAVDTKQAADDPEALLERVGLGDAIDRKAGGFSTGMTQRLALAMALAGEPELLILDEPSSGLDPNGAREMRQIVTEEVDRGATVFFSSHSMEQVEAICDRVGIMREGRLVAEDTIDGLKSGFSSPSKLRVGVDSVPDGVLERLRGLESVIDARTDSRFIYLELEEEAPKAPVFSTIEDQGVTIGEIGTKTASLEDLFASITTGDRSAGNPVEVRQ; this is encoded by the coding sequence ATGAGTGTCATCCAAACACGCAATCTCAGCCGTCGGTTCGGCGAGGTCGCCGCCGTCGACGGCCTCGACCTCGAGGTACAACGGGGTGAAGTCTACGGCTTTCTCGGCCCGAACGGCGCGGGCAAATCGACGACGATCAACATGCTGCTCGGGTTCGTTCCACCGACTGCTGGTTCGGGGACCATCCTCGACGCCGATATGGAAACGGAGTCACTGCAGATTCGCCAGCGAACGGGTGTTCTGCCGGAAGACTTCGGCGTCTACGACCGGCTCACGGCCCGAAAGCACGTCGAGTTCGCCGTCGACACGAAACAGGCGGCCGACGACCCCGAGGCCCTGCTCGAGCGAGTGGGCCTCGGCGACGCTATCGACCGCAAAGCGGGGGGCTTTTCGACCGGAATGACCCAGCGACTGGCGCTCGCGATGGCACTCGCGGGCGAGCCCGAACTGCTCATCCTGGACGAGCCCTCGAGTGGCCTCGACCCGAACGGGGCCAGAGAGATGCGTCAGATCGTAACCGAGGAAGTCGACCGCGGCGCGACGGTCTTTTTCTCGAGTCACAGCATGGAGCAGGTCGAGGCTATCTGCGACCGGGTCGGCATCATGCGCGAGGGCCGACTCGTCGCCGAGGACACTATCGATGGCCTGAAATCGGGCTTCAGCTCACCCTCCAAGCTGCGTGTCGGCGTAGACTCGGTGCCGGACGGCGTGCTCGAACGCCTCCGTGGACTCGAGTCGGTCATCGACGCCCGGACGGATAGTCGGTTTATCTACCTCGAACTCGAGGAGGAGGCACCGAAAGCGCCGGTGTTCTCGACCATCGAGGACCAGGGCGTGACCATCGGCGAAATCGGGACGAAGACGGCCTCGCTCGAGGACCTGTTCGCGTCGATTACGACCGGCGACCGCAGTGCTGGGAATCCCGTGGAGGTACGCCAATGA
- a CDS encoding flagellin produces the protein MGFSTSGAVAILFIGLLVAVGIVYPTLETAHDRRAGAIDERDERALELRNAAFDLETSYDAGSETVSVNVTNTGTTTLSVTETDLLLDGVLQTETATAVNDDGTRERLHSGEVLEITVENVAEEPNRAKVVTEHGLARVSTDLSGDGDGE, from the coding sequence ATGGGATTCAGCACCAGTGGCGCCGTCGCAATCCTGTTCATCGGCCTGCTCGTGGCCGTCGGCATCGTCTATCCGACCCTCGAGACGGCCCACGACCGACGCGCAGGGGCGATCGACGAACGCGATGAGCGTGCCCTCGAGTTGCGAAACGCGGCGTTCGACCTCGAGACGAGTTACGACGCCGGTTCGGAGACGGTGTCGGTGAACGTCACCAACACGGGGACGACGACGCTTTCGGTCACTGAAACCGACCTGCTGCTCGATGGGGTGTTACAGACGGAGACAGCGACGGCTGTGAACGACGATGGGACCCGGGAACGACTGCACTCGGGCGAGGTCCTCGAGATTACCGTCGAGAACGTGGCGGAGGAACCGAATCGTGCGAAAGTCGTAACCGAACACGGGCTGGCACGGGTCAGTACCGATCTGTCGGGTGATGGCGATGGCGAGTGA
- a CDS encoding archaellin/type IV pilin N-terminal domain-containing protein produces MFETITDEDERGQVGIGTLIVFIAMVLVAAIAAGVLINTAGSLQSQASDTGTETQQAVANQIEVTNAVGIVNPSQTDNVSEIDLTIKKSAGSDVIDITALTVQYTSTTADRTLEYESANLDAFSGSDSFATADASEVISGDTDDTGLDEAESLTETSDRIVVRIDVAAIEGDDGLDQGSSATINFVDQSGAQYTYGVTIPATWDTDNTDVVEV; encoded by the coding sequence ATGTTCGAAACAATAACAGACGAAGACGAACGCGGTCAGGTGGGTATCGGTACCCTCATCGTGTTCATTGCGATGGTGCTGGTTGCAGCGATTGCAGCCGGTGTCCTTATCAATACGGCTGGCTCCTTGCAGAGCCAGGCGTCTGATACTGGTACAGAGACCCAACAGGCGGTGGCGAATCAAATAGAGGTTACAAATGCAGTCGGGATTGTAAATCCTTCTCAAACAGATAATGTTAGCGAGATAGATCTCACTATAAAAAAGTCAGCCGGGTCTGATGTCATAGACATTACTGCACTCACCGTACAATACACGAGTACAACAGCTGATCGTACTCTGGAATATGAAAGTGCCAATCTTGATGCCTTTAGTGGTTCAGATTCGTTTGCCACTGCAGATGCATCTGAGGTTATATCTGGCGACACAGATGATACCGGACTCGATGAGGCAGAATCACTAACTGAAACTAGTGATCGTATCGTTGTCCGCATTGATGTCGCTGCAATCGAAGGCGATGACGGACTGGATCAAGGGTCTAGTGCGACAATAAACTTCGTTGATCAATCTGGTGCACAGTACACGTACGGAGTTACAATTCCAGCTACGTGGGATACCGACAACACCGATGTTGTGGAGGTGTGA
- a CDS encoding HD domain-containing protein, whose product MHAIKDAVHDYVEVDGVARDLLDTAAMQRLRHVKQLSTVRLVYPSASHTRFEHSLGVYHLAREALTQLGIDGARADAVRAAALLHDVGHGPYGHQTERIIERRLDRHHDDVHELLETTDIAGVLESHGLAPDVVADLIAGRGKLGQLVSGDLDVDRMDYLLRDAHHTGVPYGTVDPGRLLRVLKFVDGTLALEEGNVATAESLLVARALMNATVYRHHVSRIAGSMLERSAERLLDSTDITPERFARMTDAELLTSLQACEQTSETATRLAERRLYKRAVWAEIEAVPDAVLEADDEAIRAFEGEIAEAADVPARSVIVDCPGRPSMPETDTRVVVSGTVRRLHEQSPLVQGLQAAQRAQWRLGVYAPEADLEGVERATKRVLGLE is encoded by the coding sequence ATGCACGCGATCAAAGACGCCGTTCACGACTACGTCGAAGTCGACGGCGTCGCCCGGGACCTCCTCGACACCGCGGCGATGCAACGGCTCAGACACGTCAAACAGCTCTCGACGGTGCGGCTGGTCTATCCGTCGGCGAGTCACACCCGATTCGAACACAGCCTCGGCGTCTATCACCTGGCTCGAGAGGCACTCACCCAGCTGGGAATCGACGGCGCACGCGCCGACGCCGTTCGGGCCGCAGCCCTCCTCCACGACGTCGGCCACGGCCCCTACGGCCACCAGACCGAACGGATCATCGAGCGCCGGCTCGATCGTCACCACGACGACGTGCACGAGTTGCTCGAGACGACCGACATCGCGGGCGTCCTCGAGTCCCACGGCCTGGCCCCGGACGTGGTCGCGGACCTGATCGCCGGACGAGGAAAACTCGGCCAGCTCGTCTCGGGCGACCTCGACGTCGACCGCATGGATTACCTGCTGCGGGACGCTCACCACACTGGCGTCCCCTACGGCACGGTCGACCCCGGTCGCCTGCTTCGGGTGCTCAAGTTCGTCGACGGCACCCTCGCACTCGAGGAGGGCAACGTCGCGACGGCCGAGAGCCTGCTCGTGGCTCGAGCCCTGATGAACGCGACGGTGTATCGCCACCACGTCTCCCGTATCGCGGGGTCGATGCTCGAGCGTAGCGCCGAGCGATTGCTCGATTCGACCGACATCACGCCTGAGCGATTCGCCCGGATGACCGACGCCGAGTTGCTCACGTCCCTGCAGGCGTGTGAGCAAACGAGCGAAACGGCTACGCGACTCGCCGAACGACGCCTGTACAAACGCGCCGTCTGGGCGGAGATCGAGGCCGTTCCCGATGCCGTCCTCGAGGCCGACGACGAGGCGATTCGGGCGTTCGAAGGAGAAATCGCCGAGGCTGCCGACGTCCCCGCCCGGTCGGTCATCGTCGACTGTCCGGGTCGACCGAGCATGCCCGAAACCGATACGCGAGTGGTCGTTTCGGGGACGGTTCGCCGCCTCCACGAGCAATCGCCCCTCGTACAGGGGTTGCAAGCCGCCCAGCGGGCCCAGTGGCGACTCGGCGTCTACGCCCCGGAGGCCGACCTCGAGGGAGTCGAGCGGGCGACGAAACGAGTGCTTGGACTCGAGTGA
- a CDS encoding DUF7500 family protein, with protein MTPDPTHDDSILTPDDLEVTPDNETVTQLDENRYVVRSDSSTDLEKLRIPMPDQFDAVDDDERTRQPPTESSSNADGPLETVDDDPAAAAGGTAELAAASEAHGVDITLKTDGELAHFRTDSNDVREVFAEMLTWYASQLDDDMSPTDALQVLLATTDLEQATPSR; from the coding sequence ATGACCCCCGATCCAACACACGACGACAGCATCCTCACGCCTGACGACCTCGAGGTCACCCCAGACAACGAAACCGTCACGCAGTTGGATGAGAATCGCTACGTCGTGCGGTCGGACTCGAGCACGGACCTCGAAAAGCTCCGGATTCCGATGCCGGACCAGTTCGACGCGGTGGACGATGACGAACGCACACGTCAGCCGCCCACCGAGTCGAGTTCCAACGCAGACGGTCCGCTCGAGACAGTCGATGACGACCCAGCGGCGGCTGCCGGTGGGACGGCAGAACTCGCCGCTGCGTCCGAGGCCCACGGGGTCGATATCACGCTGAAAACCGACGGCGAACTCGCACACTTCCGGACCGATTCCAACGACGTCCGCGAGGTGTTCGCCGAGATGCTCACCTGGTACGCCAGCCAGCTCGACGACGATATGTCGCCGACTGATGCACTGCAAGTGCTGCTGGCGACTACGGACCTCGAGCAGGCGACGCCGAGTCGCTAA
- a CDS encoding alpha/beta fold hydrolase, producing the protein MPTVSNRGASIYYATDGDAEGPPVVFVADAGLGGWSWGWQHAALAGPFETVVWDLRGTGRSTAPAGPYDLETLVSDLEAVCRAAGYRRVHLVGLGLGGAIALEAAHRTGRVETLSLVGTAAHGDAFDLDSLLVPVDDDGDDETTAALADSLEYGLSEPFRTDHPDVVEGIVDWRLEGDAGKTGLQGQLGALETFDVRDRLFEITQPALVFHGTADELVSPAAGKTLAGGLPRGEFVPLEGAGHLATIERSRVVNDRLFDFLEYEE; encoded by the coding sequence ATGCCAACCGTCTCCAATCGCGGGGCCTCGATCTACTATGCGACCGATGGCGACGCCGAAGGTCCGCCCGTCGTATTCGTTGCCGATGCCGGGCTAGGTGGCTGGTCCTGGGGGTGGCAACACGCCGCGCTCGCCGGCCCGTTCGAAACCGTCGTCTGGGACCTGCGGGGAACCGGTCGGTCCACCGCTCCAGCGGGCCCATACGACCTCGAGACACTGGTTTCGGACCTCGAGGCAGTCTGTCGGGCGGCGGGGTACCGACGCGTTCACCTCGTGGGGCTCGGACTGGGCGGGGCAATCGCCCTCGAGGCAGCCCATCGGACCGGACGCGTCGAAACGCTCTCCCTGGTGGGGACGGCCGCCCACGGCGACGCGTTCGACCTCGACTCGCTGCTCGTGCCGGTCGATGACGATGGCGACGACGAGACGACGGCCGCACTCGCGGACTCCCTCGAGTACGGTCTCTCGGAACCGTTCCGTACCGACCATCCCGACGTGGTCGAGGGCATCGTTGACTGGCGACTCGAGGGTGATGCCGGTAAAACGGGCCTGCAGGGCCAACTCGGCGCGCTCGAGACGTTCGACGTTCGCGACAGGCTGTTCGAGATCACCCAGCCCGCGCTCGTGTTTCACGGCACGGCAGACGAACTGGTGTCGCCAGCGGCCGGGAAAACCCTCGCCGGTGGCTTGCCACGCGGGGAGTTCGTTCCCCTCGAGGGGGCCGGCCACCTCGCAACCATCGAACGGTCGCGTGTGGTCAACGACCGACTGTTCGATTTCCTCGAGTACGAGGAATAA
- a CDS encoding flagellar protein G: MASESVSSLILFIAAMLLAAAIAGTLVTNVNDISNSIDTQSSNVQQQLDTDIEIISDAGSDAVYDDDTGNITVLVKNTGQETLADDGTGIDVLVDGSFISSENVDIEVVTGEVWRRGEVAEFTIDEPLESGEHRVVVDVGGDREVFEFYVP, from the coding sequence ATGGCGAGTGAATCCGTCTCGAGTCTGATCCTGTTCATCGCGGCGATGTTGCTTGCGGCCGCCATCGCGGGGACACTCGTCACGAATGTCAACGACATCAGCAACTCGATTGACACCCAGAGCAGTAACGTCCAACAGCAACTCGATACCGACATCGAGATCATCAGCGACGCGGGGAGCGACGCGGTGTACGATGACGATACCGGAAACATCACCGTACTGGTCAAGAACACGGGCCAGGAGACGCTTGCCGACGACGGAACCGGCATCGACGTGCTGGTCGATGGCTCGTTCATCTCGAGTGAGAACGTCGACATCGAGGTCGTGACCGGTGAGGTCTGGCGTCGCGGCGAGGTTGCCGAGTTCACCATCGACGAACCGCTCGAGTCGGGCGAACATCGCGTCGTCGTCGACGTCGGCGGCGACAGGGAGGTGTTCGAATTCTACGTGCCATGA
- a CDS encoding FlaD/FlaE family flagellar protein, whose translation MNLGLGNLRDALERFLGNTGGRRGREREQQRQAAGADDDGEEPAEAEADEEPEPKTEDRPDPEELDDEEVIDDLYHRIDSLEENLNQKDAQLGSIEDSTQHVSSQVEEVNDTIRQLLGIYDRLTDDVNPFTGAGEEKHGFGVFDEDEEPEGFGLGQPASSSEDRSNPFETEPEEETVSFDDLKHMIEDAAAASGVGVEEPDRGQTITFDEDDVEDTHVEVQATESVDEPDDVDEPDETADEADDEDEGVTLARLSSTYASDIVVFEWLTELVRTGGPAATLRAISYYHEIGWISEDVKAHLESVLSGPDLDMHVEPESTPDELTAEDHADSYTYIMKLQEIHETKQEVAP comes from the coding sequence ATGAACCTCGGGCTCGGTAACCTCCGTGACGCCCTCGAGCGGTTTCTCGGGAATACGGGTGGCCGCCGCGGACGCGAACGCGAGCAACAACGGCAAGCCGCTGGTGCGGACGACGACGGCGAGGAGCCAGCCGAGGCGGAAGCCGACGAGGAGCCCGAACCTAAAACTGAAGATCGACCCGACCCGGAGGAACTCGACGACGAGGAAGTGATCGACGACCTGTATCACCGGATCGACTCCCTCGAGGAGAACCTGAATCAGAAGGACGCCCAGCTTGGCTCGATCGAGGATTCGACCCAGCACGTCTCCTCGCAGGTCGAGGAAGTCAACGATACGATTCGCCAACTGCTCGGGATTTACGACCGGCTGACTGACGACGTCAACCCGTTTACGGGCGCTGGCGAGGAAAAACACGGTTTCGGCGTCTTCGATGAAGACGAAGAACCGGAGGGATTCGGGCTGGGACAGCCAGCGTCCTCGAGCGAGGACCGATCGAATCCGTTCGAAACCGAACCCGAGGAGGAGACCGTCTCGTTCGACGACCTCAAACACATGATCGAGGACGCGGCGGCCGCGAGCGGGGTGGGCGTCGAGGAACCCGACCGCGGGCAGACCATCACCTTCGACGAGGACGACGTCGAAGACACCCACGTCGAGGTGCAGGCCACCGAGAGCGTGGACGAGCCGGACGACGTGGACGAACCGGACGAAACCGCCGACGAAGCGGATGATGAGGACGAAGGCGTCACCCTGGCCCGTCTCTCGAGCACCTACGCGAGCGATATCGTGGTCTTCGAGTGGCTGACCGAACTCGTGCGAACCGGTGGTCCCGCAGCGACCTTGCGGGCGATTTCGTACTACCACGAGATCGGCTGGATCAGCGAGGACGTCAAAGCCCACCTCGAGAGCGTGCTGAGCGGCCCGGACCTGGATATGCACGTCGAGCCCGAATCGACGCCCGACGAACTGACCGCCGAGGATCACGCTGACAGTTACACCTACATCATGAAACTGCAGGAGATCCACGAGACCAAACAGGAAGTGGCCCCCTGA
- a CDS encoding ABC transporter permease: MTWLHVARKDFQDAGRSRLLWVLTGLLVLLIAGLSAIPYVLASDGRPAFESGLLFLYSPIGFLIPIVGLIVGYRAIVGERESGTIRFLLGLPNTRRDVMLGKLVGRTAVVAVPTVIGFAVGGVVLALLYEGFAAGAYLGLFAFTVVMGLVYVAIALGISASVDSRAKALAVVATLYVVVDIAWSFVPMSIYWVLERSFPGFENLPAWYLFLERLSPGQALSAISLTLVDFVGAEDIDVTAAGRVAGEVPFYLENWFAWVIVLAWIIVPLGVGYLRFRDATLN; the protein is encoded by the coding sequence ATGACCTGGCTCCACGTCGCCCGGAAGGACTTCCAGGATGCCGGGCGTTCGCGGTTGCTATGGGTGTTGACCGGACTGTTAGTCCTGTTGATCGCGGGCCTGTCGGCGATTCCCTACGTCCTCGCGAGTGATGGCCGCCCCGCGTTCGAAAGCGGCCTCCTCTTTTTGTACTCACCGATCGGGTTTCTGATCCCGATCGTCGGTCTCATCGTGGGCTATCGGGCAATCGTCGGCGAGCGAGAATCTGGTACCATCCGTTTCCTGCTCGGCCTCCCGAACACTCGGCGTGACGTCATGCTGGGAAAACTCGTGGGGAGGACGGCAGTCGTGGCGGTCCCGACCGTGATCGGCTTCGCGGTCGGCGGCGTCGTCCTCGCACTCTTATACGAGGGGTTCGCGGCCGGTGCGTATCTCGGCCTCTTCGCGTTCACCGTGGTGATGGGGCTGGTGTACGTCGCCATCGCCCTCGGCATCTCCGCCAGCGTCGATAGCCGAGCCAAAGCACTGGCCGTGGTCGCCACCCTCTACGTCGTCGTCGATATCGCCTGGAGTTTCGTCCCCATGTCGATCTACTGGGTGCTCGAGCGCAGTTTCCCCGGGTTCGAGAACCTCCCGGCCTGGTACCTGTTTCTCGAGCGACTCAGTCCCGGCCAGGCGCTGTCGGCGATTTCGCTCACGCTCGTCGATTTCGTGGGCGCAGAGGACATCGACGTGACGGCGGCCGGCCGGGTCGCCGGCGAGGTGCCTTTTTACCTCGAGAACTGGTTCGCCTGGGTGATCGTGCTGGCCTGGATTATCGTGCCCCTTGGTGTGGGCTACCTTCGGTTCCGGGACGCGACGCTCAACTGA
- a CDS encoding UPF0175 family protein → MGTISTRVPDELERELEAYLEEERLDRSTGVRKLLAEGLEEWRREHALERLAAGEITFTKAAQLAGVSVWEFAQLVADHDSTWVSGDHLEADLEEL, encoded by the coding sequence ATGGGAACGATATCGACGCGAGTGCCGGACGAACTCGAGCGGGAACTCGAGGCCTACCTCGAGGAAGAACGGTTAGATCGAAGTACTGGCGTCCGCAAGCTGCTCGCGGAAGGCCTCGAAGAGTGGCGTCGCGAGCACGCCCTCGAACGCCTCGCTGCAGGGGAGATTACGTTCACGAAGGCCGCTCAACTCGCGGGGGTGTCGGTCTGGGAGTTTGCTCAACTCGTCGCCGATCACGACAGTACGTGGGTGTCCGGCGACCATCTCGAAGCCGATCTCGAGGAACTGTGA
- a CDS encoding archaellin/type IV pilin N-terminal domain-containing protein, protein MFETITDEDKRGQVGIGTLIVFIAMVLVAAIAAGVLINTAGSLQSQASDTGTETQQAVANQIEVVHAVAERQNTDTEPDFDELRLIVKKSAGSDVIDMTSVTVQYTSDNTSTTIVHEEADQSVDAPTFITYDAGEYDGYGDTPTTQDSLTETGDRVALIIDLSDDNDLDEPLEPGDSSFVEIVDQSGAKFSYGVTMPQTINDDEQTIAEV, encoded by the coding sequence ATGTTCGAAACAATAACAGATGAAGACAAACGCGGTCAGGTGGGTATCGGTACCCTCATCGTATTCATAGCGATGGTACTGGTTGCAGCGATTGCAGCCGGTGTCCTGATCAACACGGCTGGATCCTTGCAGAGTCAGGCGTCCGACACCGGCACAGAAACCCAACAGGCGGTAGCGAACCAAATCGAAGTTGTCCATGCTGTTGCAGAGAGACAGAATACCGACACAGAACCCGACTTTGATGAACTTCGACTCATCGTGAAAAAGTCTGCTGGGTCAGATGTCATTGATATGACCTCCGTCACAGTCCAGTACACTAGCGATAACACTAGTACGACGATAGTTCACGAAGAAGCAGACCAATCCGTTGATGCACCCACATTCATAACGTACGATGCAGGTGAATACGACGGATATGGGGATACACCTACCACTCAGGATTCCTTAACTGAGACTGGCGACCGTGTTGCACTTATTATCGATCTCAGCGATGATAATGACCTTGATGAACCTCTTGAACCCGGAGACAGTTCATTCGTCGAAATCGTGGATCAGTCTGGTGCGAAGTTCAGTTACGGTGTGACCATGCCCCAGACAATCAACGACGACGAACAAACGATCGCTGAGGTCTAA
- a CDS encoding ATPase domain-containing protein, whose amino-acid sequence MTDHYSLGLTETDRVNNAFGGGLPEGSVVVIEGEDGAGKSALSQRFSYGMATEGTYVTYISTELESWEFVQQMHSLSYDVVDLLLDEQLLFLHANVDTHSRGSERQLLARLADAQTLWRADVVFVDTLSALLRNDPNFEAADPEDADHVLQRLVTFLRQVTLQEKTVVLTIDPTSVADDALRPLRNVADIYLDIETAAVGQEIRRQIRVRRFQNMKNPVDDSIGFNVQQGRGLSIVSRTVA is encoded by the coding sequence ATGACTGACCACTACTCACTCGGTTTGACGGAGACTGATCGCGTCAACAACGCCTTCGGTGGCGGGCTTCCGGAGGGAAGCGTCGTTGTCATCGAAGGCGAAGACGGCGCGGGGAAGAGTGCGCTGAGCCAACGGTTTTCCTACGGGATGGCGACCGAGGGGACCTACGTCACCTACATCTCGACGGAACTCGAGTCCTGGGAGTTCGTCCAGCAGATGCACTCGCTATCGTACGACGTGGTCGACCTGTTGCTCGACGAACAGCTGTTGTTCTTACACGCGAACGTCGACACTCACTCCAGAGGGTCAGAACGGCAGTTGCTGGCGCGGTTGGCCGATGCACAGACGCTCTGGCGAGCGGACGTCGTGTTCGTCGATACGCTGTCGGCACTGTTGCGAAACGACCCGAACTTCGAGGCGGCCGACCCGGAAGACGCCGACCACGTCCTCCAGCGGTTGGTCACGTTCTTGCGCCAGGTCACCTTACAGGAGAAGACGGTCGTGTTGACTATCGACCCGACGAGCGTCGCCGACGATGCACTGCGCCCGCTGCGGAACGTCGCCGACATCTACCTGGACATCGAGACGGCAGCGGTCGGTCAGGAGATCAGACGCCAGATTCGGGTGCGTCGTTTCCAGAATATGAAAAACCCGGTCGACGACTCCATCGGCTTCAACGTCCAGCAGGGCCGTGGCCTGTCGATCGTGAGCCGGACGGTGGCCTAA
- a CDS encoding DUF3368 domain-containing protein: MWVFDATPLVYLAKAAQLHLVANLEGQCYVPQEIHTEVVTTGLEAGYTDARRIQQCIESGLFEVITADNSPLESRLQQNPNLSDADVAVLECAGSRDAIAVMDEAYGRTTATVEGIETRGTAYIVLLCAKRGHITVSEARDTIDSMIEAGWYCAPDLYTKLVRKLEAFDQ, from the coding sequence ATGTGGGTTTTCGACGCGACGCCGCTGGTTTATCTGGCGAAGGCTGCACAACTCCATCTGGTCGCGAATCTCGAGGGGCAGTGCTACGTTCCCCAGGAAATTCACACGGAGGTCGTCACCACCGGTCTCGAAGCAGGATATACCGATGCACGCCGCATCCAGCAGTGCATCGAGTCCGGGCTTTTCGAGGTCATCACAGCTGATAATTCGCCGTTGGAGAGCCGGTTACAACAGAACCCAAACCTGAGCGACGCCGATGTGGCAGTCCTCGAATGTGCTGGCTCACGCGATGCGATTGCGGTGATGGACGAAGCCTATGGCCGAACGACCGCAACGGTCGAGGGTATCGAGACTCGAGGAACAGCCTACATCGTCCTCCTGTGTGCCAAACGGGGCCACATCACCGTCTCCGAAGCACGAGATACGATCGATTCGATGATCGAGGCTGGCTGGTACTGTGCGCCGGATCTGTACACGAAACTCGTTCGGAAACTCGAGGCGTTCGACCAGTGA
- a CDS encoding archaellin/type IV pilin N-terminal domain-containing protein produces the protein MFETITDEDERGQVGIGTLIVFIAMVLVAAIAAGVLINTAGSLQSQASDTGTETQQAVANQIEIVSASGDVSDDGESIEQLNFVVKKSAGSDVIDLTELTVQYTSTDISVGLEHDNGFTTSQIIGDEDGESLTSTGDRVNISVDLTDGNARFTSDYSLGEGDSATVELIDQSGAKFTYGVTSPATFGEREVVEV, from the coding sequence ATGTTTGAAACAATAACAGACGAAGACGAACGTGGTCAGGTTGGTATCGGTACCCTCATCGTGTTTATCGCGATGGTGCTGGTTGCAGCGATTGCAGCCGGTGTCCTTATCAATACGGCTGGCTCCTTGCAGAGCCAGGCATCCGATACAGGTACAGAGACCCAACAGGCGGTGGCGAACCAAATCGAAATTGTGAGTGCCTCAGGAGATGTAAGTGACGATGGAGAATCGATTGAGCAACTCAATTTTGTTGTTAAAAAATCAGCCGGTTCTGATGTGATCGATCTGACTGAGCTAACTGTTCAGTACACGAGTACTGACATCTCGGTTGGACTTGAGCATGATAATGGATTTACCACTAGCCAGATCATTGGTGATGAAGATGGTGAGTCGCTAACAAGTACCGGTGACCGAGTAAATATCTCTGTTGACCTAACTGATGGCAACGCCCGATTCACCTCCGACTACTCGCTCGGGGAGGGTGACAGTGCTACCGTCGAACTAATCGATCAATCTGGTGCTAAATTTACTTACGGAGTAACTTCACCAGCAACATTCGGAGAAAGAGAAGTTGTGGAGGTGTAA